In Spirosoma pollinicola, the genomic window CCTGCCTGAATCCGATGCCGCCAACCTTGCTGCTCGTCTGCCCTTTCAGCGCGACCACCGTTCGGAAACCCGACAGGAACAGGGCAGGATAAAGGCCGCTGCCTGCTCCGAGCAACAAGGCAAACAGCGCCAGAACACCCAGCATCAACCAGGGGCCATAGGTCACTAAAGACAAGGACTTGTCGGCCAGCTCATTAAACAGCGGCAAGGCGATATTAGCAAATATTACCCCAACGACACTGGCCAGCAGCGCCATCAACATCGACTCCGTAATGAACTGCCCCACAAGCTGACTGCGGTGTGAACCAATTGCCTTCCGAACGCCCACTTCGCGCAGGCGGCTCATGGACCGGACGGTGTACAGATTCACATAGTTGATGCCCGCGATGAGCAGGATCAGGGCGGCTACCAGCGCGAAAATGTAAACAGTCTGGCTGTTGCCGTTGGCCCCGGCTTCGTAGTCCAGATGGGAGTGCAGGTGAATGGAGGGCAGCGGCTGGAGTTCCAGGCGGTACGCTACACCGTTGCCCATTTCCTTTTTCAGGTATTTGGGAAAGAAGCCGGTTAGCTTGGCCTCCAGGGCTTTGGCGTCGGCGGCTTTGTTGAGCAACACGTAGGTGTACAAATCGAAACTCTGCCAGCCATTGGTATAATTGGTTGGCAGGGAGCGCAACGCACTGAATTGTATGTGTGAATTTGTCGGCACATCGGCGATGACGCCCGTTACCGTATTGGGAAAGTTATTGCTGAATTCAACCGTTTGGCCAATAGCTTTGGCCGGGTCGCCGAACAGTTTTTCGGCCAGGCTTTTGGTCAGCACAATGCGCTGGGGTTGCACCAGTGCCGTGGCCGGATTGCCGTAGAGAAAGGGAAGTGTAAAGACATCGAATACCGATTGATCGGTGAACATGATGTCGTTGGCTTCGATTTTCTTATCGCGATACGTAATGACTCCACCGCCTTCGGTATTTAGTCGAACCGTTTTCTCGATCTCGGGATAATCGTTTTTCAACGCATCGGCAAAGGGGGCCGAGGTGGACGCCAGTTGAAGATTGCCACCGGCCCATTGGGCATACTGAACGACCCGAAAAATCCGGTTGGCTTTCGTGTGAAAGCGGTCGTAGCTTAGTTCATGCCATACATACAGCACCATCAGGCCAACAGCGGCTATACCCACGCCCATACCCACGATATTCAATGCACTGAACAGCCGGTTTTTCCAGAGATTCCGGAAAGCGATCTTGAGGTAGTTGCGTAGCATAATCAATCAGGAAATAGGCCCGGCTAAAATGTTTGTCAGGTATATGCCAAAAGTTGTACCACAAACTTAATTAGTTGACTTTTAGGTTGTTATAGTTCGTGTAAATAAGCAATGTCCGAAACTGGACAAGATTATGTTCAGTTGCGGACATCGTTGGTTTTACGAATCAGGTTGGTGATAGAGACAACACATGTGTTGTCTCTACAGTCAAAAACAAAAATTGCCCCGTTATCGACTGACTTTAGGAACGCCTATTGTCGTTTCAATATCGTCGATGATACGCTGGCGTTCCTGCTGGGATTTGTTTGGCGCGTCGATGGTACGTTCATAGGTGAAATCGTCCTCGTCTTTTTTAAACCGGTAGCGCAGGTGCAGCTTCCCTGATTCCTTGTTATAGCTGACTTCCTTGGTGTAAGGCTCTTTACCATCCACAACGACCACCTGGTTGTCGTTCCCGGATACGGATATGGTCTGGCCGTTGCTGGTAATGACAGCTACCGACTCACCGGGTTGTCTGAAAGAATGAAGCCGTGGTGAAGGTGGCGCTATTGGAGCGCGGGGGGGCATCGGCGCACGGGGAACCAGTGCTGTTCGTATCCTGGGCGGCTCGGGCATACTGACGTGCAGGGAATCGAGAATATGTTCTCGCAGGGCGTTCCGCTCGTCTTTGTTCAAGCCGGATACATCGAACGTGCGGTCGTAGTCGATTGGTTTGTCATCGACGGTGCCGTTGATGCGAATCGAGAGTGTCTTGCCATCGTCGTTGATACTGCGGCTGATGGACGTATTGTGCTGGGCCATTACCAGCGAGGTTGTTAGAGCGAGTAATGTTGTTGCCAAAGTTTTCATGTGCGTTGTTCGTTGGGTTTGATAGTTTTCTGGAGAGACAATAACTACCTAACAGACACCAATTTTCGCAGCATGTTGCGTCGGTAGGGGGAAGGGGAAGAAAGAAATTTTTGGATAGTGGTAGAGACAACGCATGCGTTGTCTCTACGTGCGTCGGCGTTTCGTTTCTATTCCGACCGCAACGATTTGACCGGATTCATCAGCGCGGCTTTGATACTCTGAAAACTCACTGTTAGCAGCGCGACACTCAGTACCGATAGGCCAACGAGGCCAAAAAGCCAGCCGCTTAAGTCCATGCGGTATACGAACGTATCGAGCCAGTTTCGGGCCGCATACCAGCCGATGGGTGTGGCGATCAGAAACGCTATTAGCACTAATTTCAGGAAGTTGAGGGATAACAGACGGGTTATTTCCAGCGTTGTAGCGCCCAGTACTTTCCGGATGCCGATTTCCTTGGTCCGTTGTTCGATCATCAGCGACACCAGACCGAACAGACCCAAACCCGCGATCAGAACGGCCAGTAGGGCGGCATCGGTGACGAGCTCCTTCCAACGGGCATCGTCAGCGTAGCTTTCCAGCCGGTCGTCTTCCATAAAGTGGTAGTCGAATGGCTGGTACGGAATTAGTTTCCTGAACTGGCTCTCGATGGTTTGAAGCCCTGCCGTTGTCTGGTTCGGATTAAGTTTAACGTATAGCTGATTCATCTGTTCCGGCTTCCCCAATTGCAGGAGAACGGGTTCGGGCTTATCGCGGAGGGACCGGTACTGGTAGTCACGCACAATACCCACCACCGTCAGATCGTGCTTAACGCTATTTTCTTCCCGTTGCACGATTTGCCCAATGGCAGGTTGGTCGGCAGAAAGAAATTGCTTCACGAAAGTTTCGTTGACCAGAATGTTGGAAATACTGTCGGCGGGATTGACGTGATTCAAACCCCGCCCCGCCAGAACCGGTACATTGACAAAGGACAGATATTGATCATCGATGTACTCACTGGCCGACTTAACCGGTTTGTTTCGGATGTAAAACGTGCCGGAGCGATGCCCGCCGGATTTCCGCGCCACAGACTCAATGCCGGGTCGGCTGCGCAGGGATTGTTTCACCAGTTCGCCCTGTTTCTCACGGCCCCAAGGAACGTATATACGCACCCGGTTGGCCCGTTCATACCCCACATTGGCCGTTTGAATGTAGTTGAATTGACCATGCAACACCGCCGTTCCGATCAGCAACACAATAGCAATCACGAACTGTAGAATCAGGAGTGATTTGCTCAATGTGTTCCGGCTCGCCAGCCTTACCCGGCCATATAACACATTCGTTGGATTGACCCCCGACAGGACTAGCGCCGGATAAAAACCCGCCAGCAGCGTAACGAGAATGATGAGGCCGCCAAACAGGCCGAGCGTTTGCGGATTAAGCAGAAAACTAATCTGTAAAGCCTTGTTGGCGAGGGTTGAAAACTGGGGCAACAGACTATAAACAAGGAATATGGCGGGTACGAAAGCCAGCAACGTCAGCAGGAAGGTTTCGCCGACGAACTGCCCGATGAGCTGGGCGCGGGTGCTGCCCGTTGCCTTCCTGATGCCAATCTCTTTGGTTCGGCGTAACGACCGGGCCAGCGTCAGGTTAATGAAGTTGATACAGGCCAGCAACAGAATGAGTCCGGCAATGCCACTCAGCACGTAGGAATATACCGACGAGGAACCCCGCATCAGCCCGTTACTTAACTCGTAGCGTTCGTTGAGGTGCATGTTGGTGAACGGTTGCAGGTGATAGGTCGAGCTAAAGGGGCCGTATTCGCTTTTGAGTTTGGCCAGTTGCTCACTGGCGCGACTGTTAAACACATCGGCTATTTTGCCTTCAACAATAGCCGGGTTGGCCGAAACGCCGTTCCGGTCGGCGCGCAACAGTATGAAAGTATTCAGGAAGCCATCCGACCAGTCGTTCTCGTTCCAGTCTTTGCGGTCTGGCGGCAGCGACGCCACAAACGGGCGCAGCACATCGAAGCGAATACTCGAATTCATAGGGGGTGCTTTCACAACGCCCGTGATGCGGTAGTTCTCGAAACTCCCACCCGCGTCGATGGTCATGAACCGGTTCAGAACATTGGTCGTGCCGAAATACTTGAGGGCAATTTCATCAGTAACCACCACATTGCCGGGGTCATTCAGCAACGTGCGGGCATCCGATCCCGCCAATAACTCAAAACTGAACAGCCGAAAAAATGACGTGTCGACGTACATGACCTGCTGATAGATGCCTTCGTTTTTGTGCCGAAACAGCATCTCATAACCCTTCACCCGGCAAAAGTCGGCTACTTCGGGCAGGTCAGCCTTAAACGCTGGTCCCTGCGGTAAACCCGTAGCGCCCGTTACGACTTCGTTACCGGTAGCGGTTTTCGTGTCCAGCACCACCCGGTAAAGCTGATCGCCCTGTTTATGAAAGCGGTCGAACGAAACTTCGTCCTGCACAAACAGCATGATGAACATAACGGCGGCCAGCCCCGCACTCAGGCCAACGATATTGATCGTGCTGAGCGACCAGTTGCGGATCAGATTCCGCCAGGCGATTTTGAGGTAGTTGGTTAGCATATTTTTTTGTAGAGTAGAGACGCGAAGGGTCGCGTCTCTACATTATTCCGACCGTAAACTTTTCACCGGATTCATCAGGGCTGCTTTCACACTTTGGAAACTCACGGTTAGCAGGGCGATGCTTATCGCCAGCACACCCGCCATCGCGAAGACCCACCACGACAGGTCGATCTTATAGGCGAAGTCCTGCAACCATTTATCCATCACATACCAGGCTACGGGAACGGCAAGGAGAATAGCGATCAAAACCAGCTTTAAAAAGTCTTTGGAAAGCAAGCCAACAATACTCGCGACCGATGCGCCAAGTACTTTGCGAACGCCAATCTCTTTGGTGCGCTGCTCGGCGGTGAACATAGCCAGCCCGAACAAACCAAGACAGGCAACGAAAATGGTGAGGCCTGCAAATAGACCGAGAATCTGACCGATTTTCTGCTCCGATTTATAGACGTTGTTGAAGCGATCATCGAGAAACGAATAGGTAAACGGCGCTTCGGGAGCGAGTTGATCCCATTGTTTTTTCAGGTTGGCCAGCAAGCCGGTGAGGTCTTTGGTTTTCACTTTCACAATCACGGTGCCTCCCGTTTGCCCTAATGTCATGACCAATGGTGAGATGGGCTCGTGCAGGGACTTGAAATGGAAATCTTTCACGACGCCGATGACCCGGAAGGTTGACGTATGGCCCTGGTTATCGGAGTGACTGATGGTATGGCCCACCGCATTTGACCAGCCCAATGTTTTGGCGGCTGTTTCGTTCAGAATAACGCCCAATGAATCGGTGCCATACGTTTTGGAGAAATTTCGGCCAGCCGCCAGTTGCATACCCAGGGTTGGCATATATGCATAATCGACATAATAGCGAAGCGTTTTTACGAGTTGGGTGGTGTTCGTTTCCGGGTACACGAAAAAGTTGTTGTTGTTGCTGGGCCCCGCCGGTAAATAGGTGGATGTACTTACGTTTACAACGCGGGAGTCCTGCATGACCTGCTCCCGGAATACGGTCTCGTTTTTACCTAACAGCCAGGTTTCGGGCAATACCAGCACCTGCTCTTTATCATACCCTAATTTTTTGTTCCTGATGTAGTTAAGCTGTTGATAAACAACGGTTGTGCCAACGGTCAGAATAATTGAAATGGAGAACTGGACAACAACCAGCCCGCTCCGCAAGCCAATACTCTGGCGGCTACCCGTAAATTTGGCACTTTTCAGCACAACGATCGGCTTGAACGACGACAGGAAAAAGGCGGGGTAGCTACCCGCCAGTATGCCAACCAGTACACCCAGAAGCAACAGGCCGGGCAAGAGCCAGAACGTAGTGAAGAAATTTAAGGTCAATGCCTTGTCCGCCAATTCGTTAAAGGCCGGTAGTGCCAGGTACACCAGCCCGACGGCGAGTGCCAGTGCCAGGGCTGTCAGCAGGAGTGATTCGACTAAAAATTGACTGGTCAGGCTGCTTCGCACCGAGCCCATTACTTTCCGAATACCGACTTCTTTGGCGCGTTTTGCCGCTCCGGCTGTAGACAGGTTCATAAAGTTGATGCAGGCAATGATGAGCATGAACAGCGCGATTGACCCAAAAATATAGACGTACTGAATGTTGCCGTTTGTACCCAGATCATAAGCGAAATCCGAATGCAAGTGAATGTCTGTGAGTGGTTGCAGATACAAACCTATATCATTGCCTTTTTTGCGGAATTGAGCCAGACTCATGCCCATAGATTGCTGCAATTGAGGCCCCATGTATTTTTCAACGACCTGCGGCAGTTTGGCCTCCAATTGGGTATAATCGTAACCTTTGGGAAGCACCAGATACGTAAAGAATTCAGAGGTCATCCAGGATGACGCCTTAGCCTCCGGGATGCTGGACATCGACAGGAACAGGTCAAAATGAAAGTGAGAGTTGACGGGAACCTGATCGATAACGCCCGTAACCTGATAGGTGGCGTTCCAGCTTTTCATCGCGATCATTTTCCCTATCGGGTTCTGATTGCCAAAGTATTTGCTGGCCATTGCCTTCGTAATGACGGCGGTGTTGGGTCGGTTCAGGGCCGTTTTTGCATTCGGTCCGGCGTCCCGGCCTTCCAGAAGCGGCAGTGTGAATACTTGAAAAAAGTTAGAATCGACAAAGGCGACGGAGGCATCTCTGAATGTCTTGTTGTCGACCGTAACGACCGGAACGCCCCCCTGACGAATTCGGGTCGCTTCCTCTACTTCCGGGTAGTCGGCCTTTAGGGTTTGCGCAGTTGGCGGCATCACGTGGGCCTCGTTCATTTTGCCTCCTGCCGATGTTCCCCGGAAAATAACGCGGACGATGCGGTCGGCCTTTTCGTTGAAGCGGTCGTAGCTCAATTCGTCGAGCACGAACAGCATAATAAGCAGACAAGTCGCCAGCCCCAGCGCTAACCCGACGATGTTGATAGCCGAGAACGCCCGGTTGCGAACCAGATTCCGCCAGGCGATTTTGATATAGTTTTGTAACATGGGTACTCGACGTTTGTGCAGACTAAATATTGCTTGTATATACCCAAATGGCGTACCATAATTTCAAGTACCTCATTTTTAATAAGATAGTCTTTTTGGACGAATAGTTAATGTCCGCAAATGGACGGTTTTCGTACAATTGCGGACACCCGCCAGTTGACAATTTACTCCGATCTAAGGCTTTTTACCGGGTTCATCAAGGCCGCTTTGATACTCTGGAAGCTCACCGTTGCCAGGGCAATAAAGATGGCCGACAGACCAACGCCGATGAACACCCAGGGGCTTATGTCGATGCGGTACGAATAGTTATTCAGCCACGTTTGCATGCCAAACCACGCCAGCGGCACCGCAATACACAACGCAATCAGCACCAGTTTGATAAAGCCACGGGAAAGCATCAGGACGATGCCGGGAATGCTGGCGCCCATCACTTTGCGGATACCGATTTCCTTGGTTCGCTGTTCGACCATGAGCAGGGCAATGGCAAACAAACCGATACACGACAGCAAAATAGCCACGCCCGATGCCAGACTCAATATCTGCGAAAGCTGCTCTTCGTTTTGATACCACGCGTCGACGTTTTCGTCCAGAAACGTACCC contains:
- a CDS encoding ABC transporter permease — protein: MLRNYLKIAFRNLWKNRLFSALNIVGMGVGIAAVGLMVLYVWHELSYDRFHTKANRIFRVVQYAQWAGGNLQLASTSAPFADALKNDYPEIEKTVRLNTEGGGVITYRDKKIEANDIMFTDQSVFDVFTLPFLYGNPATALVQPQRIVLTKSLAEKLFGDPAKAIGQTVEFSNNFPNTVTGVIADVPTNSHIQFSALRSLPTNYTNGWQSFDLYTYVLLNKAADAKALEAKLTGFFPKYLKKEMGNGVAYRLELQPLPSIHLHSHLDYEAGANGNSQTVYIFALVAALILLIAGINYVNLYTVRSMSRLREVGVRKAIGSHRSQLVGQFITESMLMALLASVVGVIFANIALPLFNELADKSLSLVTYGPWLMLGVLALFALLLGAGSGLYPALFLSGFRTVVALKGQTSSKVGGIGFRQALVVFQFVAAVGLIACSWVIYRQMGYVLHKDLGFNKDQVLTFHLENEAARKQIQSLKEELRKSPLVEAVSAASNPIGNNNIGTKGMIFEQNGIMPASTQTVQKFAVDADYLNTLQIKLLEGRNFSASSPGEASPGDATGAVLVNEALVKKMGWTSPIGKRVRSYVSMDEAVESQVVGVVKDFHTYSLQHKIEPLVLQIPAPQDQDNLYIRIRSGKAEEAMAYIKTVYQQFDPAASPGFHFLDENFSRQYKAEQKQGQLLLTFTILAVLIACLGLFGLAALAAEARTKEIGVRKVLGASVVSIVALLSKDFLKLVVIAIVIATPLAWYAMNEWLQSFAYKIDIEWWVFALAGLLAVGIALMTVGFQSVKAALMNPVKSLRSE
- a CDS encoding ABC transporter permease, which produces MLTNYLKIAWRNLIRNWSLSTINIVGLSAGLAAVMFIMLFVQDEVSFDRFHKQGDQLYRVVLDTKTATGNEVVTGATGLPQGPAFKADLPEVADFCRVKGYEMLFRHKNEGIYQQVMYVDTSFFRLFSFELLAGSDARTLLNDPGNVVVTDEIALKYFGTTNVLNRFMTIDAGGSFENYRITGVVKAPPMNSSIRFDVLRPFVASLPPDRKDWNENDWSDGFLNTFILLRADRNGVSANPAIVEGKIADVFNSRASEQLAKLKSEYGPFSSTYHLQPFTNMHLNERYELSNGLMRGSSSVYSYVLSGIAGLILLLACINFINLTLARSLRRTKEIGIRKATGSTRAQLIGQFVGETFLLTLLAFVPAIFLVYSLLPQFSTLANKALQISFLLNPQTLGLFGGLIILVTLLAGFYPALVLSGVNPTNVLYGRVRLASRNTLSKSLLILQFVIAIVLLIGTAVLHGQFNYIQTANVGYERANRVRIYVPWGREKQGELVKQSLRSRPGIESVARKSGGHRSGTFYIRNKPVKSASEYIDDQYLSFVNVPVLAGRGLNHVNPADSISNILVNETFVKQFLSADQPAIGQIVQREENSVKHDLTVVGIVRDYQYRSLRDKPEPVLLQLGKPEQMNQLYVKLNPNQTTAGLQTIESQFRKLIPYQPFDYHFMEDDRLESYADDARWKELVTDAALLAVLIAGLGLFGLVSLMIEQRTKEIGIRKVLGATTLEITRLLSLNFLKLVLIAFLIATPIGWYAARNWLDTFVYRMDLSGWLFGLVGLSVLSVALLTVSFQSIKAALMNPVKSLRSE
- a CDS encoding ABC transporter permease, which produces MLQNYIKIAWRNLVRNRAFSAINIVGLALGLATCLLIMLFVLDELSYDRFNEKADRIVRVIFRGTSAGGKMNEAHVMPPTAQTLKADYPEVEEATRIRQGGVPVVTVDNKTFRDASVAFVDSNFFQVFTLPLLEGRDAGPNAKTALNRPNTAVITKAMASKYFGNQNPIGKMIAMKSWNATYQVTGVIDQVPVNSHFHFDLFLSMSSIPEAKASSWMTSEFFTYLVLPKGYDYTQLEAKLPQVVEKYMGPQLQQSMGMSLAQFRKKGNDIGLYLQPLTDIHLHSDFAYDLGTNGNIQYVYIFGSIALFMLIIACINFMNLSTAGAAKRAKEVGIRKVMGSVRSSLTSQFLVESLLLTALALALAVGLVYLALPAFNELADKALTLNFFTTFWLLPGLLLLGVLVGILAGSYPAFFLSSFKPIVVLKSAKFTGSRQSIGLRSGLVVVQFSISIILTVGTTVVYQQLNYIRNKKLGYDKEQVLVLPETWLLGKNETVFREQVMQDSRVVNVSTSTYLPAGPSNNNNFFVYPETNTTQLVKTLRYYVDYAYMPTLGMQLAAGRNFSKTYGTDSLGVILNETAAKTLGWSNAVGHTISHSDNQGHTSTFRVIGVVKDFHFKSLHEPISPLVMTLGQTGGTVIVKVKTKDLTGLLANLKKQWDQLAPEAPFTYSFLDDRFNNVYKSEQKIGQILGLFAGLTIFVACLGLFGLAMFTAEQRTKEIGVRKVLGASVASIVGLLSKDFLKLVLIAILLAVPVAWYVMDKWLQDFAYKIDLSWWVFAMAGVLAISIALLTVSFQSVKAALMNPVKSLRSE